The Sporosarcina ureae genomic sequence AATTGGTAATACATTCATGTAGGGATATGGTAAACTAGTCTTGAACTAACTAATTATTCGGGGGGTAAATTTATTGAAAAAGACTTCAAAAGCTTCACACAAATTATTTAGAGCTGCTTTAGCAACAACAGTAGCAACTGGGGCATTCGTTGCGGCTGTTCCAGCAGAAACAAATGCAGCAATTAGCTTCAAAGATGTAACGAATCCGGCAGTGCACTACTATAAGCCAGTTTTAGAATTGGCAGAACGTGGTGTAGTGAAAGGGTACGATGATGGTACATACCGTCCAAATGCTTCTGTAACACGTGCACAATCCGCAAAGATTCTAGCACACGTACTAGACTTGGACACAGTAAATGTAAAAGATCCTGGATTTAAGGATGTAAAAAAAGGTACGCCGTATTATGGTCCTATCGCAGCATTAGCTAATGCTGGATATATTAAGGGGTATGAAGATAAAGGTGTTAAGACATTTAAACCGAATAATAACTTAACACGCTCACAAATGGCTAAAATTTTAACGTTAGGTTTTGATTTGAAAGAAGAGTCATTAGCTGCTGATCGTTTCAAGGATGTAAAACCAAGTGATGCATACGCAGGTTATGTAGCGGCATTAGTAGCACTTAATATTACAACGGGTACAACACCGACTACTTTCTCACCTAATGGATTGGTGACGAGAGGCCAAATGGCAACATTCGTAGTTCGTACTGAAACAGCGTTAAAAGTAGAAAAACCTGAAGTCCCTGAGCAACCAGAAA encodes the following:
- a CDS encoding S-layer homology domain-containing protein; protein product: MKKTSKASHKLFRAALATTVATGAFVAAVPAETNAAISFKDVTNPAVHYYKPVLELAERGVVKGYDDGTYRPNASVTRAQSAKILAHVLDLDTVNVKDPGFKDVKKGTPYYGPIAALANAGYIKGYEDKGVKTFKPNNNLTRSQMAKILTLGFDLKEESLAADRFKDVKPSDAYAGYVAALVALNITTGTTPTTFSPNGLVTRGQMATFVVRTETALKVEKPEVPEQPENPDPTPPTTPEEPDNPTPIPPTVEVGNQMLHSKIVDILAQGNNSTDAVAVSLSGNTFTVDIKKPTTTVNDFKLVAKPIFNAFKTNTIINSVTVSLVIDNQSVVISQSNIDLNQDFETVVDKALAKVGASGTTNLSALQGKTVTMNVVGTIDGTPFNSTYSFVFGI